In one window of Nomascus leucogenys isolate Asia chromosome 1a, Asia_NLE_v1, whole genome shotgun sequence DNA:
- the CHURC1 gene encoding protein Churchill isoform X2, giving the protein MRQPYLSSREVSSSRKRWRTFPVDCVAMCGDCVEKEYPNRGNTCLENGSFLLNFTGCAVCSKRDFMLITNKSLKEEDGEEIVTYDHLCKNCHHVIARHEYTFSIMDEFQEYTMLCLLCGKAEDTISILPDDPRQMTLLF; this is encoded by the exons ATGCGGCAACCGTATCTCAGTTCTCGCGAGGTTTCGTCTTCCCGGAAGCGTTGGAGGACATTCCCTGTTGACTGCGTCGCGATGTGTGGCGACTGTGTGGAGAAGGAATATCCCAATCGG GGTAATACCTGCCTGGAGAATGGATCTTTCTTGCTGAACTTTACAGGCTGTGCAGTGTGCAGTAAGCGGGATTTTATGCTGATCACAAACAAATCCTTGAAAGAAGAAGATGGAGAAGAAATAGTTACCTATGATC ATTTGTGTAAGAATTGTCATCATGTAATAGCCAGACATGAGTATACATTCAGTATCATGGATGAATTTCAG GAGTATACCATGCTGTGTCTGTTATGTGGCAAAGCCGAAGATACTATCAGTATTCTCCCTGATGACCCCCGACAAATGACTCTGTTATTCTAA
- the CHURC1 gene encoding protein Churchill isoform X1, protein MRQPYLSSREVSSSRKRWRTFPVDCVAMCGDCVEKEYPNRGNTCLENGSFLLNFTGCAVCSKRDFMLITNKSLKEEDGEEIVTYDPDLCKNCHHVIARHEYTFSIMDEFQEYTMLCLLCGKAEDTISILPDDPRQMTLLF, encoded by the exons ATGCGGCAACCGTATCTCAGTTCTCGCGAGGTTTCGTCTTCCCGGAAGCGTTGGAGGACATTCCCTGTTGACTGCGTCGCGATGTGTGGCGACTGTGTGGAGAAGGAATATCCCAATCGG GGTAATACCTGCCTGGAGAATGGATCTTTCTTGCTGAACTTTACAGGCTGTGCAGTGTGCAGTAAGCGGGATTTTATGCTGATCACAAACAAATCCTTGAAAGAAGAAGATGGAGAAGAAATAGTTACCTATGATC CAGATTTGTGTAAGAATTGTCATCATGTAATAGCCAGACATGAGTATACATTCAGTATCATGGATGAATTTCAG GAGTATACCATGCTGTGTCTGTTATGTGGCAAAGCCGAAGATACTATCAGTATTCTCCCTGATGACCCCCGACAAATGACTCTGTTATTCTAA
- the CHURC1 gene encoding protein Churchill isoform X3 — MRQPYLSSREVSSSRKRWRTFPVDCVAMCGDCVEKEYPNRGNTCLENGSFLLNFTGCAVCSKRDFMLITNKSLKEEDGEEIVTYDRVYHAVSVMWQSRRYYQYSP, encoded by the exons ATGCGGCAACCGTATCTCAGTTCTCGCGAGGTTTCGTCTTCCCGGAAGCGTTGGAGGACATTCCCTGTTGACTGCGTCGCGATGTGTGGCGACTGTGTGGAGAAGGAATATCCCAATCGG GGTAATACCTGCCTGGAGAATGGATCTTTCTTGCTGAACTTTACAGGCTGTGCAGTGTGCAGTAAGCGGGATTTTATGCTGATCACAAACAAATCCTTGAAAGAAGAAGATGGAGAAGAAATAGTTACCTATGATC GAGTATACCATGCTGTGTCTGTTATGTGGCAAAGCCGAAGATACTATCAGTATTCTCCCTGA